Proteins from a single region of Sandaracinaceae bacterium:
- a CDS encoding peptidylprolyl isomerase, with amino-acid sequence MQNTFSQQFQTIVLFTLIGVLVLGMAASFGPQMDGCVQGGQAPAMRVYGEAQSQRDVMAVYRLAGFDRMGVEQQRSMELRTHVAQGIVDRALLAREARELGYAADEDDIMREFVMAGTVRISLGPDSPPGFPYGSGGVGGGRELRMDLRDEDGTYDQRAIDQRLRWLGLTPGEFALWQVEEALAQRMRLTVVESVSVGPSEVWAAYEREREQASIAYVRFSPRYYRDQLQIDDAALTAWMAEHSEEIDRDYAGQRARFTGLAEQVRARHILIKYEETDSDEVKAAARARATALLRRARAGEDFAALARANSEDTGTATLGGDLGYNERGRMVPQFDAAQFALDVNQISDLVETRFGVHIIQVTGKREGDVPEAEAKREIAEGLYREQRAGELAAEAAARALADLRGGVTPDQLARTLQGLPLEPPVDAEGNPVEEETPDLGGLAPTVERANGFGRAGNPIRGLDGAALVRAVFEMEGDETMPTEPLRLGSEYVIFQVTDRQTANRDDFTTEEQGRIRQGLRAAKQREVLAQHIAALRAQAERDDAVFINPQILLYGDEPEETPAEERDEDDSAREASDEAAPARDEEPAAEPSEEAASAE; translated from the coding sequence ATGCAGAACACGTTTTCCCAGCAGTTTCAGACCATTGTCCTCTTCACGCTGATCGGCGTGCTCGTGCTCGGCATGGCCGCCTCGTTCGGCCCGCAGATGGACGGCTGCGTTCAAGGGGGTCAGGCGCCCGCGATGCGCGTCTACGGCGAGGCGCAGAGCCAACGCGACGTGATGGCGGTCTACCGCCTCGCGGGCTTCGACCGCATGGGTGTCGAGCAGCAGCGCTCCATGGAGCTGCGCACGCACGTGGCGCAAGGCATCGTCGACCGGGCCCTGCTGGCCCGCGAGGCCCGCGAGCTGGGTTACGCCGCCGACGAAGACGACATCATGCGCGAGTTCGTGATGGCGGGCACGGTGCGCATCTCCCTCGGTCCCGACAGCCCCCCCGGCTTCCCCTACGGCTCCGGCGGCGTGGGCGGCGGACGCGAGCTGCGAATGGACCTGCGCGACGAGGACGGCACGTACGACCAACGCGCCATCGATCAGCGCCTGCGCTGGCTGGGTCTGACCCCGGGTGAGTTCGCCCTGTGGCAGGTGGAGGAGGCGCTCGCGCAGCGCATGCGCCTGACCGTGGTCGAGTCGGTCTCGGTCGGCCCCAGCGAGGTGTGGGCCGCCTACGAGCGTGAGCGCGAGCAGGCCAGCATCGCCTACGTGCGGTTCTCGCCGCGCTACTACCGCGACCAGCTGCAGATCGACGACGCCGCGCTGACGGCCTGGATGGCGGAGCACAGCGAGGAGATCGACCGCGACTACGCCGGTCAGCGCGCGCGCTTCACGGGGCTGGCCGAGCAGGTCCGCGCCCGGCACATCCTGATCAAGTACGAGGAGACGGACAGCGACGAGGTCAAGGCGGCCGCTCGCGCTCGTGCCACCGCGCTCCTGCGTCGCGCCCGTGCCGGTGAGGACTTCGCCGCCCTGGCCCGCGCCAACAGCGAAGACACGGGCACCGCCACCCTCGGCGGCGACCTGGGCTACAACGAGCGCGGCCGCATGGTGCCGCAGTTCGATGCCGCGCAGTTCGCGCTGGACGTGAACCAGATCTCGGACCTGGTGGAGACGCGCTTCGGGGTGCACATCATCCAGGTCACCGGCAAGCGCGAGGGCGACGTGCCCGAGGCCGAGGCCAAGCGCGAGATCGCCGAGGGTCTGTACCGCGAGCAGCGCGCCGGTGAGCTGGCCGCCGAGGCCGCCGCGCGCGCCCTCGCGGACCTGCGTGGTGGCGTGACCCCCGACCAGCTCGCCCGCACGCTGCAGGGCTTGCCGCTCGAGCCGCCGGTGGACGCCGAAGGCAACCCCGTCGAGGAAGAGACCCCCGACCTGGGCGGCCTGGCCCCCACGGTAGAGCGCGCCAACGGCTTCGGGCGCGCCGGCAACCCCATCCGCGGCCTGGACGGAGCCGCGCTGGTGCGCGCGGTGTTCGAGATGGAGGGGGACGAGACCATGCCCACCGAGCCACTGCGCCTGGGCAGCGAGTACGTCATCTTCCAGGTGACCGACCGCCAGACCGCGAATCGCGACGACTTCACGACGGAGGAACAGGGTCGCATTCGCCAGGGGCTGCGCGCCGCCAAGCAGCGTGAGGTGCTGGCGCAGCACATCGCGGCTCTGCGCGCCCAGGCCGAGCGCGACGACGCGGTGTTCATCAACCCCCAGATCCTGCTCTACGGCGACGAGCCCGAGGAGACGCCCGCGGAGGAGCGCGACGAAGACGACAGCGCGCGTGAGGCGAGTGACGAGGCAGCTCCGGCCCGCGACGAAGAGCCAGCCGCCGAGCCCAGCGAAGAAGCCGCTTCAGCGGAGTAG
- a CDS encoding beta-lactamase family protein: MPGYVHPDFTAVRETLERVGLPPHGPGGLAVAVYHRGECVVNYAAGTRNRQLQPFTEDTLCVAMSTSKAVVATLVHVLVDEGRLAYDTPIARYWPEFAGGGKGGITLRHVLSHASGLYAVDDVTRSARDLEDWQGMVRAIEHTRARHAPGTSFGYHAWTMGYVLGEVVQRVTGLTLAEALEEKLTRPLALDGCYIGLPPHERGRAADLIMPDLVKAPVPRGLWSAGFKVGDVAFGALGLRTRPTEALAAGWPRGLAHVDFNSDEFRQAAIPSVNGMYTAHSLARLFAPLAQRGVLEGERFLSEATLAEATRDHGRGVGLVVPFPLRFKLGYMRPVSLGLPVTVLGKRRDLGVASPAAFGHFGFGGSGAWADPERELSVGVVANSFFGTLPIDLRTVALATAAAYAADARATGRGR, encoded by the coding sequence ATGCCAGGCTACGTGCACCCCGACTTCACCGCTGTGAGAGAGACTCTGGAGCGTGTGGGCCTGCCCCCCCACGGCCCTGGGGGCCTCGCGGTGGCCGTCTACCACCGCGGCGAGTGCGTGGTGAACTACGCTGCGGGCACCCGCAATCGGCAGCTCCAGCCGTTCACCGAGGACACCCTCTGTGTGGCGATGAGCACCTCCAAAGCGGTCGTGGCGACCCTGGTGCACGTGCTGGTGGACGAGGGGCGGCTGGCCTACGACACGCCCATCGCGCGCTACTGGCCCGAGTTCGCGGGCGGTGGCAAGGGGGGCATCACGCTCCGGCACGTGCTGTCGCACGCGTCTGGGCTGTACGCCGTGGACGACGTGACGCGCAGCGCCCGCGACCTCGAGGACTGGCAGGGGATGGTCCGCGCCATCGAGCACACCCGCGCCCGGCACGCACCGGGCACGTCGTTCGGGTACCACGCGTGGACCATGGGCTACGTCCTGGGCGAGGTGGTCCAGCGGGTCACGGGCCTGACGCTGGCCGAGGCCCTCGAAGAGAAGCTGACGCGCCCCCTGGCTCTCGACGGCTGCTACATCGGGCTGCCTCCGCACGAGCGGGGGCGCGCGGCGGACCTCATCATGCCCGACCTCGTGAAGGCGCCCGTGCCGCGCGGGCTGTGGTCGGCCGGGTTCAAGGTGGGGGACGTGGCCTTCGGGGCGCTCGGGCTGCGCACCCGCCCCACCGAGGCGCTCGCCGCGGGCTGGCCGCGGGGTCTCGCGCACGTGGACTTCAACTCGGACGAGTTCCGCCAGGCGGCCATCCCCTCCGTGAACGGCATGTACACGGCGCACAGCCTGGCGCGCCTGTTCGCGCCCTTGGCCCAGCGCGGCGTGCTCGAGGGGGAGCGCTTCTTGAGCGAGGCCACGCTCGCCGAGGCCACGCGCGACCACGGGCGCGGGGTGGGGCTGGTGGTCCCGTTCCCCCTGCGCTTCAAGCTGGGCTACATGCGCCCCGTGAGCCTGGGGCTTCCGGTGACGGTGCTCGGCAAGCGCCGCGACCTGGGGGTGGCCAGCCCGGCCGCGTTCGGACACTTCGGCTTCGGTGGGTCCGGCGCCTGGGCCGACCCCGAGCGAGAGCTGTCCGTGGGGGTGGTCGCGAACTCGTTCTTCGGGACGCTCCCCATCGACCTGCGCACGGTGGCCCTGGCCACCGCCGCCGCGTACGCAGCGGACGCGCGCGCCACGGGACGGGGAAGGTGA
- a CDS encoding LysR family transcriptional regulator: protein MQDLVDTLRWDDLRFLLAVVRAGSFSAAAQALTVEQSTVSRRIAALEGVLGTALFERSHTGLRATEATEALLPHLERVEAELRAVLDAARQHEPEVRGRVRLALTEALAAHYVIPRLLRPLRAQHPRLTVDLLTSDLAADLSRREADLALRFFRPRGGDLIVKRVARLPTTFVAHQSYPKLASKVPAEHDFIALALPGIDTPEEAFARRHAQVEPSMRTNGYLAQVEAVRAGLGVALLARSVLQLDPELVELDLGLPAGPTLELFLVCPRGLRQVPRVDAVFRALEEHLPQLERAARPATPTPRSRERARSPR, encoded by the coding sequence ATGCAAGACCTCGTCGACACGCTGCGCTGGGACGACCTGCGCTTCCTCCTCGCGGTGGTGCGCGCGGGAAGCTTCTCAGCCGCCGCGCAGGCGTTGACCGTCGAGCAGTCCACCGTCAGTCGGCGCATCGCGGCGTTGGAAGGCGTGCTGGGGACCGCGCTGTTCGAGCGCTCGCACACGGGCCTGCGCGCCACGGAGGCAACGGAGGCGCTGCTGCCCCACCTGGAGCGCGTAGAAGCGGAGCTGCGCGCCGTGCTGGACGCGGCGCGCCAGCACGAGCCCGAGGTACGCGGCCGGGTGCGGCTGGCTCTCACGGAGGCCCTGGCGGCCCACTACGTCATCCCCCGCCTCTTGCGCCCGCTGCGCGCCCAGCACCCGCGGCTCACGGTGGACCTGCTCACCAGCGACCTGGCCGCGGACCTGAGCCGTCGCGAGGCCGACCTGGCGCTGCGCTTCTTCCGACCACGCGGCGGAGACCTCATCGTCAAGCGCGTGGCGCGCCTCCCCACCACGTTCGTCGCGCACCAGAGCTACCCCAAGCTCGCGAGCAAGGTGCCCGCCGAGCACGACTTCATCGCGCTCGCCCTGCCGGGCATCGACACCCCCGAGGAGGCGTTCGCGCGGCGACACGCGCAGGTCGAGCCCAGCATGCGCACCAACGGCTACCTCGCGCAGGTCGAGGCGGTGCGCGCCGGGCTGGGCGTCGCGCTCCTCGCGCGCTCGGTGCTGCAGCTGGACCCCGAGCTGGTGGAATTGGATCTGGGGCTCCCGGCCGGACCCACGCTCGAGCTGTTCCTGGTGTGCCCGCGCGGCCTGCGGCAGGTGCCCCGCGTGGACGCCGTGTTCCGCGCGCTGGAGGAGCACCTGCCCCAGCTGGAGCGCGCGGCACGACCGGCCACCCCCACACCTCGGTCGCGTGAACGGGCGCGAAGCCCCCGCTGA
- a CDS encoding sterol desaturase family protein, with amino-acid sequence MDALLAIYQDPDFLPLALGTNLVSMGAFLAFSLPLTWVAARDPAALRRFRIQRRPPKTEGLLRRSLVAFIGNDLALLAVTVLAFPVLRHSGIHGGPLPSVLEVLLQLVFFIYLDDFLYYWVHRAMHHGFLWKRVHVVHHRIHTPWAITGHLMHPVEFVVTAGLMLIGPLALGSHYLTLYLWVVIRQWEAAEGHCGYDFPFSPTHLLPGCDGALHHDYHHAKVKGNYAGFLAYLDRLFGTTVRGYEEARAPRPHPEEA; translated from the coding sequence ATGGACGCCCTCTTGGCCATCTACCAGGACCCCGACTTCCTCCCGCTCGCGCTGGGCACGAACCTGGTCTCGATGGGCGCGTTCCTCGCGTTTTCGCTCCCGCTGACGTGGGTCGCCGCACGTGACCCGGCCGCGCTGCGTCGGTTCCGCATCCAGCGGCGTCCGCCGAAGACCGAGGGACTCCTCCGGCGCTCGCTCGTCGCGTTCATCGGCAACGACCTCGCGCTGCTGGCCGTCACGGTGCTGGCGTTCCCGGTCCTGCGCCATTCCGGTATCCACGGCGGGCCGCTCCCTTCGGTGCTCGAGGTCCTGCTCCAGCTGGTGTTCTTCATCTACCTGGACGACTTCCTGTACTACTGGGTCCACCGAGCCATGCACCACGGCTTCCTCTGGAAGCGCGTGCACGTGGTCCACCACCGCATCCACACGCCGTGGGCCATCACGGGCCACCTCATGCATCCGGTCGAGTTCGTCGTCACGGCCGGGCTGATGCTGATCGGCCCGCTGGCGCTGGGCTCGCACTACCTCACGCTCTACCTGTGGGTGGTGATTCGTCAGTGGGAGGCCGCCGAGGGGCACTGTGGGTACGATTTCCCGTTCAGCCCTACCCACCTGCTCCCGGGCTGTGACGGCGCGCTCCACCACGACTACCACCACGCCAAGGTGAAGGGAAACTACGCCGGGTTCCTCGCCTACCTCGACCGCCTCTTCGGTACGACGGTACGAGGCTACGAAGAGGCGCGCGCGCCCCGACCGCACCCTGAGGAGGCGTAG